A genomic window from Variovorax paradoxus includes:
- a CDS encoding ABC transporter ATP-binding protein, producing the protein MSDLPLLDVRDLVARYPLPSLPSFGGLVKRRRWLQAVDGVSFTLARGEAVGLVGESGCGKSTLVSLLARLSDPFSGRIVFDGIELAAHPAARAARAPWRSRVQMVFQDPHDSLDPRRTAFDAVADPIRRLLGLNGDALRQRVLDVAQRVQLGTDLLQRRPHELSGGQAARVGIARALGPGPELLILDEPTAALDVSVQAGVLALLDRLRRELDLGIVFVSHDLGVVRLLCDRVLVMRKGRIVDEGPARELFDRPRHEYTAALAAAIPRFPGSRAPS; encoded by the coding sequence ATGTCTGACCTGCCCTTGCTGGACGTACGCGACCTGGTGGCGCGCTATCCCTTGCCGAGCTTGCCGTCATTCGGCGGCCTCGTGAAGCGACGGCGCTGGCTCCAGGCCGTCGACGGCGTGAGCTTCACGCTCGCGCGCGGCGAGGCGGTGGGCTTGGTCGGCGAATCGGGCTGCGGCAAGTCGACGCTGGTGTCGCTGCTGGCGCGGCTGAGCGACCCGTTCTCGGGGCGCATCGTGTTCGACGGCATCGAGCTCGCCGCACACCCCGCGGCACGTGCCGCACGGGCGCCGTGGCGAAGCCGCGTGCAGATGGTGTTCCAGGACCCGCACGACAGCCTCGATCCGCGCAGGACGGCCTTCGATGCCGTTGCCGATCCCATTCGCCGGCTGCTGGGTTTGAACGGCGACGCGTTGCGCCAGCGCGTGCTCGACGTGGCGCAGCGCGTGCAGCTCGGCACCGACCTGCTGCAGCGCCGCCCGCATGAGTTGTCGGGCGGGCAGGCCGCGCGCGTGGGCATTGCGCGCGCGCTGGGGCCCGGGCCGGAACTGCTGATCCTCGACGAGCCCACGGCGGCGCTCGACGTGTCGGTGCAGGCCGGCGTGCTGGCCCTGCTCGACCGGCTGCGCCGCGAGCTGGACCTGGGCATCGTGTTCGTTTCGCACGACCTCGGCGTGGTGCGCCTGCTGTGCGATCGCGTGCTGGTGATGCGCAAAGGCCGCATCGTCGACGAGGGCCCCGCGCGCGAACTGTTCGACCGGCCGCGCCACGAGTACACCGCTGCGCTGGCCGCAGCGATCCCGAGGTTTCCCGGCAGCCGGGCGCCTTCCTGA
- a CDS encoding Bug family tripartite tricarboxylate transporter substrate binding protein, with protein sequence MMTPPIFLRTKRGFLAVLAASVAGLVATGAYAASFPDRPIRMIVPYTAGGGSDLIARLIAKELESSLGQPVIVDNRGGAGGIVGQGAVARSAPDGYTILFSGSGNLAISPFLFKALPYDSVRNFTPIALVATGPMTIAINANVPAKDFSEFHKLAKSRALNWASGGAGTTSHLSGVLAFNASGLQLLHVPFNGTAPAVNAFRGRQVDAIVDTEAALAPFVDADKGFRAIAQLGTKRSELLPDIPTMRELGYDADASVWWGLLGPAKLPDEVRKTLNDAVNTAVLHSNFREALRKNGAVAAGGTPADFSQFLGTELKKWGAAVRAAGVEPQ encoded by the coding sequence ATGATGACCCCACCCATTTTCCTGCGCACGAAACGCGGCTTTCTTGCCGTGCTGGCGGCAAGCGTCGCGGGTCTCGTTGCGACCGGCGCCTACGCGGCATCTTTTCCGGACAGGCCTATCCGGATGATCGTCCCCTACACCGCAGGCGGAGGATCCGACCTCATCGCGCGACTGATCGCCAAGGAACTTGAGAGCTCGTTGGGGCAGCCTGTAATTGTGGACAACCGCGGTGGTGCGGGCGGCATTGTCGGCCAGGGCGCTGTCGCGCGATCTGCGCCAGACGGTTACACCATTCTCTTCAGTGGCTCCGGGAATCTCGCGATTAGCCCGTTCCTCTTCAAGGCGTTGCCCTATGACTCCGTTCGAAATTTCACGCCGATCGCCCTTGTCGCAACCGGCCCCATGACGATCGCTATCAATGCGAACGTGCCAGCGAAGGATTTCTCCGAGTTCCACAAGTTGGCCAAGAGCCGAGCGCTCAACTGGGCGTCTGGGGGGGCCGGAACCACGTCTCATCTTTCCGGTGTCCTGGCCTTCAATGCCTCCGGTCTGCAGTTGCTTCACGTTCCATTCAACGGCACGGCTCCTGCGGTCAATGCGTTTAGAGGGCGCCAGGTCGATGCAATCGTCGATACGGAGGCAGCGCTTGCCCCCTTCGTAGATGCAGACAAAGGCTTCCGTGCCATCGCGCAGTTGGGTACCAAGCGATCGGAGCTATTGCCCGACATCCCAACCATGAGAGAGCTGGGTTACGACGCCGACGCATCCGTCTGGTGGGGCCTGCTTGGGCCTGCGAAGCTCCCCGATGAGGTTCGCAAGACGCTCAATGACGCGGTGAACACGGCGGTGTTGCACAGTAACTTCAGGGAGGCATTGCGCAAGAACGGCGCCGTGGCGGCTGGCGGAACGCCAGCCGACTTCTCGCAATTCTTGGGCACGGAATTAAAGAAGTGGGGCGCGGCGGTTCGGGCGGCCGGCGTGGAGCCGCAGTAG
- a CDS encoding dihydrodipicolinate synthase family protein has protein sequence MNMPQQLQGQNYRLRGLHGVIAYLITPFDQKGKIDTARLCELVDRLVADGVHGIAPLGSAGLNAYLTPDEREQVIESVCSRASGRLPVIVGASGSSVEEAVRTARFAEKCGASALLAAPTSDWRLTSQEIFNFYDKLADRTTLPIMVYDTSMKSGGLMTADELLELTKIPSVTMLKDSSADVERLQDLLLRNDGRLEIFAGKNTFAVPALMLGCRGWCTAAPLVAPKATLALYEAAVTKRDLQRSLDIGRALQPLLQALVRPGLPRSLLAALELVGRPAGELRAPMLRVSAKDRATIAAALDSLCQLHLD, from the coding sequence ATGAACATGCCACAGCAATTGCAAGGCCAGAATTACAGACTACGTGGACTCCACGGGGTGATTGCCTATCTGATCACGCCCTTCGACCAAAAGGGCAAGATCGACACGGCGCGTCTGTGTGAATTGGTCGACCGACTTGTTGCCGACGGTGTTCATGGCATCGCTCCCTTGGGTTCGGCGGGCCTCAATGCCTACCTGACGCCGGACGAGCGCGAGCAAGTGATTGAATCCGTATGCTCGCGCGCGTCAGGCCGGCTTCCGGTCATCGTTGGTGCTAGCGGAAGCAGTGTCGAAGAGGCCGTTCGTACTGCCCGCTTCGCCGAGAAATGCGGTGCGAGTGCATTGCTGGCTGCCCCCACCAGCGACTGGCGTCTCACTTCGCAAGAGATCTTCAATTTCTACGACAAGTTGGCTGACCGGACCACGCTGCCGATCATGGTGTACGACACCTCGATGAAGTCCGGCGGGTTGATGACCGCGGATGAGTTGTTGGAGTTGACCAAGATACCGTCCGTGACCATGCTGAAAGACAGTTCAGCCGATGTGGAGCGGCTGCAGGACTTGCTGTTGCGCAACGACGGACGTCTTGAGATTTTCGCGGGCAAGAATACCTTTGCCGTCCCAGCACTCATGCTGGGCTGTCGTGGATGGTGCACAGCAGCACCTCTGGTTGCTCCAAAGGCTACGCTCGCACTATATGAGGCAGCGGTAACGAAGCGCGACTTGCAGCGTTCCCTCGACATCGGCCGAGCGCTGCAGCCGTTGCTGCAGGCTCTGGTCCGGCCTGGTTTGCCTCGATCGCTGCTCGCAGCCCTGGAATTGGTCGGCCGACCTGCCGGCGAACTTCGCGCGCCAATGCTGAGGGTAAGCGCCAAAGACAGGGCGACGATAGCGGCTGCGCTTGATTCACTGTGCCAGCTTCACTTGGACTAG
- a CDS encoding hydantoinase B/oxoprolinase family protein, whose amino-acid sequence MKIDVIDLSIIGQSLLATAKEMGQKLVNSAYSPIIREARDASTAILDRNGQIVAQAEMIPIQLGSMGTTLRPCLDRFPIETLTEGDFFINNHPYHGGQHLQDVFIFTPVFHEGQLICFCGSTAHHLDIGGRKSINRSSLDLYQEGVVFPPMKLRFDTDWHEDSPLRQLFCANIRIPEQTIGDFEAQFAANALGEQRILELARRYGPDAISSAMAHLIDYSEAVLRASIRKLPVGSFEGEDCLDDCGVDGKPLTVRVKVTVNNDTLSLDYAGTSGQFDDNMNAPLASSLAAAFSCVKALLVPSDVPFNEGTLRPVSVAFPSGSFVNPITPAAVGARMEACYRIYCATMKAMARALPSVAISSGFDASIVTRFAHRLADGRLKIAHEVHGGGFGAAPTEDGADGIAASLSNVTNTPVEAMDMEYPHIRIREYALAIDSCGYGKFRGGLGLKRSYEVLTDGVEFSCFGDRFSVRPDGLAGGLAGSLAKCQVAREGQTTAFDHHRPAVMRKGDVVTVCTSGGAGHGDVRERSAERIASDLADGYVTELAVETAMKTSL is encoded by the coding sequence ATGAAGATCGACGTCATCGACCTGTCAATCATTGGTCAATCGCTCCTCGCGACTGCAAAGGAGATGGGGCAGAAGCTCGTCAACTCTGCGTACTCTCCCATCATCCGGGAGGCCCGTGACGCATCGACGGCGATTCTGGATCGAAATGGCCAGATCGTCGCCCAGGCCGAAATGATCCCCATCCAACTCGGTTCGATGGGAACAACCCTGCGGCCTTGCTTGGACAGGTTTCCGATCGAGACCCTCACCGAGGGTGATTTCTTCATCAACAACCACCCTTACCACGGCGGCCAGCACCTCCAGGACGTCTTCATCTTCACGCCGGTTTTCCACGAGGGTCAGCTGATCTGCTTCTGCGGTTCCACTGCGCACCATTTGGACATCGGTGGTCGCAAGAGCATCAACCGCTCATCGCTCGACCTTTACCAGGAAGGCGTCGTCTTCCCACCGATGAAGTTGCGCTTCGACACCGATTGGCATGAAGACAGCCCGCTACGGCAATTGTTCTGCGCGAATATCCGCATACCTGAGCAGACCATTGGTGACTTTGAAGCTCAATTTGCGGCCAATGCCCTGGGTGAGCAGCGGATCCTCGAGCTTGCGCGCAGATATGGTCCAGACGCAATTTCGTCTGCCATGGCTCACCTCATCGACTACTCGGAAGCTGTCCTGCGTGCAAGCATCCGTAAATTGCCCGTGGGTTCCTTCGAAGGTGAAGATTGTCTGGACGACTGTGGCGTAGACGGAAAACCGTTGACGGTGAGGGTAAAGGTCACGGTGAACAACGACACACTGAGTCTGGACTACGCTGGAACCTCTGGGCAGTTCGACGACAACATGAATGCGCCCTTGGCATCCAGCCTGGCCGCCGCTTTCAGCTGCGTCAAGGCGTTGTTGGTTCCCTCGGATGTGCCTTTCAATGAAGGCACCTTGCGTCCCGTATCCGTGGCATTCCCTAGTGGGAGCTTCGTCAACCCGATCACCCCTGCAGCGGTAGGTGCGCGCATGGAAGCGTGCTATCGGATCTACTGCGCAACGATGAAAGCGATGGCCCGCGCACTGCCTTCCGTGGCCATTTCTTCGGGTTTCGATGCGTCCATCGTGACCCGCTTCGCTCATCGCCTCGCAGACGGTCGGCTGAAGATCGCGCACGAAGTGCATGGTGGCGGTTTCGGCGCGGCGCCGACCGAAGACGGCGCGGATGGCATCGCAGCGTCTCTTTCGAATGTGACCAATACGCCGGTCGAAGCGATGGACATGGAGTACCCGCACATCCGAATTCGCGAGTACGCGCTGGCCATCGACAGCTGCGGCTATGGAAAATTCCGCGGTGGCCTTGGCTTGAAGCGAAGCTATGAAGTCTTGACCGATGGCGTGGAGTTCTCCTGCTTCGGGGATCGGTTTTCAGTGCGACCGGATGGCCTGGCCGGAGGTCTTGCGGGCTCCTTGGCGAAATGCCAGGTGGCGCGCGAAGGCCAAACCACGGCGTTTGATCACCACCGTCCTGCTGTCATGCGCAAGGGGGATGTCGTGACGGTCTGCACTTCGGGCGGCGCGGGACACGGCGACGTGCGAGAGCGTAGTGCCGAGCGCATCGCTTCGGACCTGGCCGATGGCTATGTCACTGAACTCGCCGTCGAGACTGCGATGAAAACGAGCCTTTGA
- a CDS encoding hydantoinase/oxoprolinase family protein, whose protein sequence is MRVGIEIGGTFTDLICIDQGRVRVTKVPSTPANPEQGFADALKAADLDLSKIEELAHGSTVATNAVLERKGSRVLLITTRGFRDVLWIQRQNRARSYELVYRKPEPVLSRRHVVELDERIAADGSVIEPLNDAAAKEKLARAIREFSPEVVAIAFLNSYANPDHERQVRNIVLQILPEIGTMCSHEISPEFREYERFSTTTLSAYVQPVISRYLEGIQKGLRNGGFPGQVSLMQSNGGRLPATAMQKNPITALYSGPAAGVAGANLLAGQAGRKDIITFDMGGTSADVCLISNNKPALKSGTSIDGLPVRSPVLDISTVGAGGGSHIWRDEGGMLRVGPTSSGAMPGPAAYGRGGKVPTITDAHVVCGTLRPDRFLGGKSALDVAAARAVFADLAEAFECSVEALADSAIRVANANIVRAIQAVSTEVGKDPRQHTLMAFGGAGPLHAGRIAEQLGAVEVLLPRHAGVLSALGLLASQFTVYETATRKIPFNQDVRASLATALGDLEERARKRLRAAGVQGAFDVEYTLQMRYVGQAFELDVPLGQHPFDAVSEVLLRQLYEEAVAGQMNFRPGSRRPIEIVGLRCGLTAGTSEVGVTGIEGTPQRSTRSTCRILEGREFRNCEIVGWPDRGEAIKGPAIVDAETSTMYIPPNWTATLHEKSNCLIMIREGDAK, encoded by the coding sequence ATGCGAGTCGGCATTGAAATCGGCGGGACGTTCACCGATCTGATCTGCATCGATCAAGGTCGCGTCCGCGTGACGAAAGTTCCAAGCACCCCTGCGAATCCGGAGCAGGGATTTGCGGACGCGCTGAAGGCGGCGGACCTGGATCTATCGAAGATCGAGGAACTGGCACATGGCTCCACCGTCGCCACCAACGCAGTCCTGGAGCGCAAAGGATCGCGGGTACTGCTGATCACGACGCGCGGCTTTCGTGACGTTCTTTGGATCCAGCGCCAGAACCGTGCGCGCAGCTACGAGTTGGTGTACCGCAAGCCTGAACCTGTTCTTTCGCGACGCCACGTGGTCGAACTGGATGAGCGCATCGCCGCGGATGGTTCGGTCATTGAACCGCTCAACGACGCTGCTGCGAAGGAGAAGCTCGCTCGAGCGATACGCGAGTTCTCACCGGAGGTGGTCGCCATCGCGTTCCTGAACAGCTACGCCAATCCTGACCATGAACGCCAAGTGCGAAACATTGTCCTGCAGATCTTGCCTGAAATTGGAACGATGTGTTCTCATGAAATCTCGCCTGAATTCCGCGAGTACGAACGCTTCTCGACAACGACGCTTTCGGCATACGTTCAACCCGTAATCTCTCGCTATCTGGAAGGTATTCAGAAGGGACTGCGTAACGGTGGATTTCCGGGGCAGGTGAGCTTGATGCAGTCCAACGGCGGCAGGTTGCCTGCCACTGCAATGCAGAAGAATCCGATCACCGCGCTGTACTCCGGACCAGCAGCGGGGGTTGCGGGGGCCAACCTTTTGGCCGGGCAAGCAGGCCGCAAGGACATCATCACCTTCGATATGGGGGGCACAAGCGCGGATGTTTGTCTAATCTCGAACAATAAACCCGCCCTGAAATCGGGCACGAGCATCGACGGACTTCCGGTGCGCTCCCCTGTTCTGGACATCTCCACGGTCGGCGCCGGCGGCGGTAGCCACATCTGGCGTGACGAGGGGGGCATGCTTCGAGTCGGGCCGACATCCAGCGGCGCGATGCCGGGTCCCGCCGCCTATGGGCGAGGCGGCAAAGTGCCCACGATCACCGATGCTCACGTTGTATGCGGCACTCTGCGTCCGGACCGATTCCTCGGTGGAAAGTCGGCCCTGGATGTCGCGGCGGCGCGCGCCGTCTTTGCAGATCTGGCGGAGGCATTCGAATGCTCGGTCGAAGCGCTTGCTGACAGCGCCATCCGCGTGGCCAACGCCAACATCGTTCGCGCTATACAAGCCGTGTCGACAGAAGTGGGCAAAGATCCGCGGCAGCATACGCTCATGGCTTTCGGTGGGGCTGGTCCATTGCATGCGGGTCGCATCGCTGAACAGCTTGGTGCCGTGGAAGTCCTCCTCCCACGGCATGCCGGCGTACTTTCGGCGCTCGGGCTGCTTGCGTCGCAGTTCACGGTCTACGAGACCGCCACTCGGAAGATTCCATTCAATCAGGACGTCCGAGCGAGCCTTGCCACGGCTCTTGGCGACTTGGAGGAGCGCGCGCGGAAGCGCCTTCGCGCAGCAGGCGTTCAAGGAGCGTTTGATGTGGAATACACGCTCCAGATGCGCTACGTGGGGCAAGCGTTCGAGCTCGATGTCCCGCTGGGCCAGCATCCCTTCGATGCTGTAAGTGAAGTACTGCTTCGCCAGCTTTATGAAGAAGCAGTCGCCGGCCAGATGAACTTTCGTCCTGGTAGTCGACGGCCAATCGAAATCGTTGGCCTGCGCTGCGGCCTGACGGCAGGCACGTCGGAGGTCGGGGTAACCGGGATCGAGGGTACGCCTCAAAGGTCGACGCGGTCCACATGCCGAATCCTTGAGGGGCGCGAGTTCCGCAACTGCGAGATTGTTGGCTGGCCTGATCGGGGCGAGGCGATCAAGGGGCCCGCGATTGTGGATGCCGAGACCTCCACGATGTACATACCGCCGAACTGGACCGCCACCCTCCACGAAAAAAGCAACTGCCTGATCATGATCCGCGAAGGGGATGCGAAATGA
- a CDS encoding TonB-dependent receptor domain-containing protein has protein sequence MLDARVTHTLNAAELGKQPFRTAHNTAAVWFDYRLGSPELRGWSVDGGARYVGKVPATVDNSQFNPAYTVFDATIRYEHGSCTFALNASNLFNKTYIAGAGQFFEQSRTLQVKVSARW, from the coding sequence ATCCTCGATGCGAGAGTCACCCACACCCTGAACGCGGCAGAGCTGGGCAAGCAGCCGTTCAGGACCGCGCACAACACGGCGGCGGTGTGGTTCGACTACCGCTTGGGCAGTCCCGAACTTCGGGGCTGGAGCGTGGATGGAGGCGCGCGATATGTCGGCAAGGTTCCGGCCACAGTGGACAACAGCCAGTTCAACCCGGCCTACACCGTGTTCGACGCGACCATCCGCTACGAACACGGTTCTTGCACCTTCGCGCTGAATGCAAGCAACCTTTTCAACAAGACCTACATAGCGGGCGCCGGCCAGTTCTTCGAACAGTCGCGCACGCTGCAGGTGAAGGTGTCCGCCCGCTGGTAG
- a CDS encoding pyridoxamine 5'-phosphate oxidase family protein produces MSEQPTTIAYPVDATNQLKRRHDRGFYDHATIHALLDAAMLCHVSYVVDSQPFCTPTFFWREGTTLFWHGSAASRMLRNLAEGEPACLTVTHLDSLVLARSGFNHSADYRSVMAFGKARLVIDQDEKERALVMMVDRLFPGRTASLRKSSRQEIKGTSVIAMDIERASAKIRARGVVDEDEDYALPIYAERLPVKMVIGEPQQCPRLVAGVVRPQALEGYRPGRLLEEALAEAQALAYPEEASLPKSRAPGSAS; encoded by the coding sequence ATGTCGGAACAACCAACTACTATCGCCTACCCCGTCGATGCGACCAACCAGCTCAAGCGTCGGCATGATCGCGGCTTCTATGATCACGCTACGATCCACGCATTGCTGGACGCCGCCATGCTGTGCCACGTGTCCTACGTAGTAGACAGCCAGCCGTTTTGTACGCCGACCTTCTTTTGGCGTGAAGGCACGACGCTCTTTTGGCATGGGAGTGCCGCCAGTCGCATGCTGCGTAACCTTGCAGAAGGCGAGCCTGCCTGCCTGACCGTCACGCATCTCGACAGTCTTGTGCTTGCACGGTCCGGCTTCAATCACTCGGCAGACTATCGTTCGGTGATGGCGTTTGGCAAGGCACGCCTGGTTATCGATCAGGATGAGAAAGAGAGGGCACTGGTCATGATGGTTGACCGTCTGTTCCCCGGCAGAACGGCCAGCTTGCGTAAGAGTTCGCGTCAGGAGATCAAAGGCACATCCGTCATTGCGATGGACATCGAGCGCGCATCCGCCAAGATCCGAGCACGCGGCGTTGTCGACGAAGACGAGGACTACGCGCTGCCGATCTATGCGGAGCGGCTGCCGGTCAAGATGGTGATCGGCGAACCGCAGCAATGTCCACGCCTGGTTGCAGGCGTCGTGCGGCCGCAAGCCCTCGAGGGCTACCGGCCAGGGCGACTTCTGGAAGAGGCGTTGGCCGAGGCACAAGCCCTTGCGTATCCCGAGGAGGCCTCTCTCCCGAAGAGTCGAGCCCCTGGAAGTGCCAGCTGA
- a CDS encoding RidA family protein has translation MDITRHEPSGILSNAVVHGNIVYLAGIVAADAERDVKGQTRQILDKIDHLLALSGSHKSRILRVNIWLTDIQDRAAMNEVWMEWVDPANLPARACVEAKLANPKLSVEIMVTAVR, from the coding sequence ATGGATATCACACGTCATGAACCGTCGGGAATTCTCTCGAATGCCGTTGTACACGGAAACATTGTCTATCTAGCCGGCATCGTGGCGGCGGACGCAGAACGCGACGTCAAAGGACAAACCCGACAGATCCTCGACAAGATCGACCACCTGCTAGCGCTCAGCGGCAGTCATAAGTCGAGGATCCTCCGCGTCAATATCTGGCTGACCGATATTCAGGATCGGGCAGCTATGAATGAGGTCTGGATGGAGTGGGTAGACCCTGCCAACCTTCCGGCGCGCGCATGTGTGGAGGCGAAGCTTGCGAATCCGAAGCTGTCTGTGGAAATCATGGTGACAGCGGTTCGCTGA
- a CDS encoding tripartite tricarboxylate transporter substrate binding protein, translating into MPKEFNMFFQLREGRKAAGVTRRLERLIGKLVWLNTLLGVLCMTGTAYAQYPTRPISIIVPFAAGGTTDILARKVAEVLRSAGGQAVIVDNKPGAGGTIASRFVAKSKPDGYTLVMTSSATMAVAPAVYKDFNAHELTPVSILVDVPFGFFARTDLAVTDVKSLVALAKKDPGGIRVAVSSLGSHGHLTALMFGKATGTQFTIVPYKGTAPAMADLAGGHADLMVNDVSGMIPSFEGGQARALFVTTPTRLPRLPTVPTAKEQGQDFESSAWFGIAAPRGTPPEVLQFIQQAMAKGIAQNATERARLVDIGLTPVFDTPEEAMKRLRRDEATLGGLAASLNLPSN; encoded by the coding sequence ATGCCGAAGGAGTTCAACATGTTCTTTCAATTGCGCGAAGGCCGTAAAGCCGCCGGCGTCACGCGCCGGCTTGAGCGACTCATTGGAAAGCTGGTCTGGCTGAACACTTTGCTTGGAGTTCTGTGCATGACTGGAACTGCGTACGCACAGTATCCGACCAGGCCAATCTCGATCATCGTGCCGTTTGCTGCCGGGGGCACCACAGACATTCTGGCTCGCAAGGTTGCGGAAGTTCTGCGAAGTGCGGGTGGTCAAGCGGTCATCGTAGACAACAAGCCTGGCGCAGGAGGGACAATCGCCAGCAGGTTCGTCGCTAAGTCAAAGCCCGATGGCTATACGCTGGTCATGACGTCCAGCGCGACCATGGCGGTTGCGCCAGCGGTCTACAAGGACTTCAATGCGCATGAACTGACACCAGTCAGCATTCTGGTGGACGTGCCCTTCGGATTCTTCGCCAGAACCGACTTGGCGGTGACCGATGTTAAATCTCTCGTCGCTTTGGCGAAGAAAGACCCGGGTGGTATTCGGGTGGCGGTGTCTTCGCTTGGCAGTCATGGCCATCTGACAGCGTTGATGTTTGGCAAGGCAACCGGGACGCAATTTACGATTGTTCCTTACAAAGGAACCGCCCCTGCGATGGCCGATCTTGCAGGCGGCCATGCCGATCTCATGGTCAACGACGTGAGCGGAATGATTCCAAGCTTCGAGGGCGGCCAGGCCAGAGCCCTCTTTGTCACTACGCCGACCCGTCTTCCTCGGTTGCCAACTGTTCCAACTGCGAAGGAACAGGGTCAGGACTTCGAATCCTCGGCTTGGTTTGGAATTGCCGCCCCTCGAGGTACACCACCTGAGGTACTTCAATTCATCCAGCAGGCGATGGCGAAGGGGATAGCGCAGAACGCCACAGAGCGTGCCAGGCTTGTAGACATCGGTCTCACACCCGTCTTCGATACGCCGGAGGAAGCCATGAAACGGCTAAGAAGAGACGAGGCTACCTTGGGTGGATTGGCTGCCTCGCTGAATCTTCCCAGCAACTGA
- a CDS encoding Bug family tripartite tricarboxylate transporter substrate binding protein codes for MLNSFGIVAMPDWNGGATLESNFPAQQCHFSFIEQSQIRFAFRAEVEPRGQDGLALDPLVDRLFNRGVLPIWTRAMTLLRFKTLLRQSLAVCGLLGAAVVQSQAQPAYPTKTVTIVVPYPAGGTTDVLARLIADVLRKQGGQPVVVENQSGAGGSIAGRRVITAAPDGHTLLMTSSGINAVTPTVYKEFKPLEGLTQVSVLVDVPFVMVVGKKFPVQNLPDFIAYAKQRPGSVTIGNVSLGSHGHLAQLLFDKAAGVNLIPVPYRGSTPAINDLLGGQIDGMIDNVSVQKPFIESGKVQALFVTSRQRSDVLADVPTAKELGLPFESMAWFGLAAPRNTSPEIVKALRDMVAAGFKDKEQRQKLIQAGLTPVFGTSAEANERVKVESRTLGDLAAALNLPRN; via the coding sequence ATGTTGAACTCCTTCGGCATCGTGGCGATGCCTGATTGGAACGGTGGAGCTACTCTAGAGTCGAATTTTCCTGCGCAACAGTGCCATTTTTCATTTATCGAACAGAGCCAGATTCGATTCGCCTTCCGCGCAGAAGTGGAACCACGCGGCCAGGATGGATTGGCCCTCGACCCTCTGGTGGATCGGCTCTTTAATCGCGGCGTACTCCCCATCTGGACGCGCGCCATGACACTCTTACGCTTCAAGACGCTCCTTCGGCAGTCGCTCGCGGTCTGCGGTTTGCTTGGCGCGGCCGTGGTCCAGTCCCAAGCCCAACCCGCATACCCCACCAAGACCGTCACCATCGTCGTGCCCTATCCAGCTGGCGGCACTACCGATGTCCTGGCACGATTGATTGCCGACGTGCTGCGCAAGCAAGGCGGGCAACCCGTGGTAGTCGAGAACCAGTCCGGTGCCGGCGGCTCCATAGCTGGACGGCGTGTGATCACGGCGGCGCCCGACGGGCATACGTTGCTCATGACATCAAGCGGCATCAACGCGGTCACGCCTACGGTCTACAAGGAATTCAAGCCGCTTGAAGGCCTCACGCAAGTCAGCGTGCTGGTTGACGTGCCCTTCGTGATGGTGGTCGGCAAGAAATTCCCGGTACAGAATCTTCCCGACTTCATCGCCTATGCGAAGCAGCGCCCCGGCAGTGTGACGATCGGCAATGTCAGCCTCGGAAGCCACGGCCACTTGGCGCAACTGCTCTTCGACAAGGCCGCGGGCGTTAACCTGATACCGGTTCCCTACAGGGGAAGCACGCCCGCCATCAACGATCTGCTCGGTGGCCAAATCGACGGGATGATCGACAACGTTAGCGTGCAGAAGCCGTTCATCGAAAGTGGCAAGGTGCAGGCACTGTTCGTCACAAGCCGACAGCGTTCCGATGTGCTGGCTGATGTGCCGACAGCGAAGGAATTGGGCCTGCCCTTCGAATCAATGGCATGGTTCGGTCTCGCGGCGCCGCGCAATACCTCCCCCGAGATTGTCAAGGCGTTGCGCGACATGGTCGCGGCCGGCTTCAAGGACAAAGAGCAGCGGCAGAAGTTGATCCAAGCCGGGCTGACGCCGGTGTTCGGGACGTCGGCTGAGGCCAACGAGCGCGTGAAGGTTGAATCGCGCACGCTCGGGGACCTCGCGGCGGCACTGAATTTGCCGAGAAACTGA